A part of Aspergillus flavus chromosome 5, complete sequence genomic DNA contains:
- a CDS encoding nascent polypeptide-associated complex subunit alpha (nascent polypeptide-associated complex subunit, putative) gives MADPRVEEIVEEETPKQTVEDAGSDSESEAGEANIPAGAAVTIHSRNEKKARKAIGKLGLKHVPGITRVTLRRPKNILFVINQPDVYRSPSSNTWIIFGEAKIEDLNSQAQASAAQQLAAAEAAAGEHAGHDHEHDLGTKVPEAETKKEEEEDDGEPVDESGLEAKDIELVMAQANVSRKKAVKALRENDNDIVNSIMALSI, from the exons ATGGCCGACCCCCGTGTTGAAGAAATCGTTGAGGAGGAGACTCCCAAGCAGACCGTTGAGGATGCTGGCAGCGACTCCGAGTCTGAGGCTGGCGAGGCCAACATTCCCGCCGGTGCTGCCGTCACCATCCACTCTCGTaacgagaagaaggctcGCAAGGCCATTGGCAAGCTCGGCCTGAAGCACGTTCCCGGCATCACTCGTGTCACTCTCCGCAGACCCAAGAAC atcctcttcgtcatcaacCAGCCCGATGTCTACCGTTCCCCCTCCAGCAACACCTGGAT CATCTTCGGTGAGGCTAAGATCGAGGACCTGAACTCCCAGGCCCAGGCTTCTGCTGCTCAGCAGCTCGCCGCTGCCGAGGCTGCCGCCGGTGAGCACGCTGGTCACGACCACGAGCACGATCTCGGCACCAAGGTCCCCGAGGCCGAgaccaagaaggaggaggaagaggatgatggcgAGCCCGTCGACGAGTCCGGTCTTGAGGCCAAGGACATCGAGCTCGTCATGGCTCAGGCCAACGTGTCGCGCAAGAAGGCTGTCAAGGCTCTTCGTGAGAACGACAATGATATCGTGAACTCCATCATGGCGCTCAGCATATAA
- a CDS encoding 60S ribosomal protein eL14, with amino-acid sequence MADIDIKIAQWKLVEIGRVVLIRRGPYTGKLATIVEIVDHRRVLVDGPSTEENKIVPRHVLPLAHATLTHFVIPQLPRAAGTGPVKKLWQKSEIDSKWAQSSFAQKTERAERRKNLNDFERFKVLRLRKQARFEVQKAHAKLRAAAPKS; translated from the exons ATGGCCGATATCGATATCAAGATCGCTCAATGGAAGCTCGTTGAGATTGGCCGTGTGGTGCTGATCCGCCGCGGCCCCTACACCGGCAAGCTGGCCACCATCGTGGAGATTGTCGACCACAGACGT GTTCTGGTTGACGGTCCTTCCACTGAGGAGAACAAGATCGTCCCCCGTCACGTTCTTCCTCTCGCCCACGCCACCCTCACCCACTTCGTCATTCCCCAGCTTCCCCGTGCTGCCGGTACCGGCCCCGTCAAGAAGCTCTGGCAGAAGAGCGAGATCGACAGCAAGTGGGCTCAGTCCAGCTTCGCCCAGAAGACCGAGCGTGCTGAGCGTCGGAAGAACCTCAACGACTTCGAGCGTTTCAAGGTCCTGCGCCTCCGGAAGCAG GCTCGCTTCGAGGTCCAGAAGGCTCACGCCAAGCTCAGGGCGGCTGCTCCTAAGTCGTAG